The sequence GCCGCGATCCCGACACGAGGCGCTGGAATTCCGGGGTCACCGGCAGAGGTGAGGTCACGGCTCAGCCCTCGGCGAGGCTCAGGGCGCCCTGCACGAGTTCGGCGAGCCGGGGGTCGCGCCCGAGCAGCCCTGCGAGGTCCCCGAGTTGCCCGAGCGCCTGGAACTTGCTCACGAGCGTGGCGACGTAGAGTTGCAGCCACTCCGGCCCCGCCGAGACGGCCAGCCAGGAAAACGCCTGATACGCCTCCTCGGCATCCCGCGCGCGGGCGGCGAGCCCCACCACCGCCGCGTAGCGCACGCTCGGTTCCTCAGGGAGCCGTAAGCCGGCGCCCTGGCCGCTCAGCACGGTGGCGAGGTCGGGCAGCTGCTCGAACAGCCGCACGAAGGCCGCGAACTCGGCCCCCGCCGCCTCCCCGATGGCGGGCGCGGCATCCAAGCCCGCGCGGTGAAGCTGCGCCGCCATTTCCCAGGCGCGCGGGCTCGGCCACGCGGGCTGCTGCGGGTCGAGGCGCCAGAGCAGCTCCGGGCGGAAAGTCAGAAAGGCGATCACGTGCTCGTGCAGCCCGCGCGCGAGCGCGTAGCTGCGCCACGAGTCGAAGTCGGGCCGCACCGTGAGATGAAGAAAGCGGTTGGCGAGCGGCGCGGGCATGTCGAACACCGACGCGCGGTCCTCCTTGCGGTTGCCCGCCGCCCACACGAACCAGCCGTCCGGAAGCACGTAGCTGCCCACCTTGCGGTCGAGGATCAGTTGCTGCGCCATGCCCTGCATCGTGGGCGGCGCCATGTTCACCTCGTCGAGGAACAGGATGCCCGCACCGTGCCGGGGCAGGAACTCGGGCGGATACCAGCGGCTGACCCCGCCCCCCTGCCCATCTTGCTCGGGCACCGGCAGGCCGCGCAGGTCGGTCGGCGCAAGCTGCGAGAGCCGCACGTCCACGAAGTCGAGGTCGTGCTGACGTGCGAGCTGCGCCACCACGCTGCTTTTGCCGACGCCGGGCGGCCCCCAGATCATCGTGGCGATCTTGAGGTTCTGACGCACGAGCGCCGAGAGGTAGGTTTCGAGTTCATGGGGAGTCAGGGTCATGGATACCTCGGGAGATGGAAAGAGCACAGGGGAAAACGCATGACACTCTAGAGGGCAGACGCCTTGGGAGCGGAGGCGGGCCCAGCAAAGAGGCAGCCTCCACACGGAAGGCTGCCCCGGAAGGTGCAGACTGACTCAGTTCTTGCGGCCCGCGTTGTTCTGGTTGCCTGTGTTGTTGTTCTGGGTGCTGCCCCTCTGGGTGCCGCCGTCCTTCTTGGCGTCGTCGGCGCCCATTCGCAGGTCGAAGGCCCAGCCACTCGGCTTATCGGCGTTCGGGGTGCCCGGCTTGGCATCGGTCTTGGGGTCTTGAGTGCCCTTCTGAACGTTGTCGGTAACCTTTTGGGCCGCGTTCTGCGCTTGCCCTTTCGCCTGATCCGCCGCGCGGTCAGCGTCGGCCTTCACGTCCTGCACCTTGTCCTTGGCGTGGTCGGTCGCCTTCTGCGCCGCCGAGCCCGCGTTCTGAGCAGCGTCCTGGGCCTTGTCCTTGACCTGATCGGCGGCCTTCGATACGTCAGTCTTCACGTCCTGCGCCTTATCCTTGGCGTCGGCAGCGACCTGGGTGGCCTTGTCTTTCGCCTGGTCCACCATATCGGCGGCGTTGGCCCTCACGTCCTGGGCTTTTTCCTGGGCCTGGCTCGCGGCCTTCTGGGCCTCATCCTTGACGTTGCCGCCCACGGTCTGGGCCTGGTCCTTGGCAGTGTCCGCGACATTTTGCGCTTGATCCTTGGCTTCTGCAGCGGCGCCCGTCACCGCGGCCTTCACGTCACCCGCGACTTCCTTCGCCTTGTCGAGGGCCGCGCCCACGCCACCCGCGCTCGCAGCCTCCTTGACATCCTGCGCCTTGTCGGCGATCACGGCGCCGGCGCTCTGGGCGGCGTCCTTGGTCTTCTCCCAGCCCTTCGAGACGCTGCTGCCCATATCCTGCGCGGCGTCCTTGAGCCCGAGTTCGGCGAGCTTGGCGTCGAGGGCCTTGCGGTTTTGCTCGCGGCTCAGGTAATAGGCCCCCGCACCCACCAGGGCGCCGAGCAGGAGCAAGCGTTTGACAGGAAAGTGACGTTCATCGCGGTGAGACATGAGACGCAGCCTACGCCCCCCCTCTCAGGCACAGATGAGGCGGGATTAGGGGAGGCTTTCGGCTGGGCCGCCGGATGTCGGAACAGCCCTCAGGTGAGGCGCTCCGCCCGGCCCCCGACCCAGACCGCTTCGCCGGGGGCGGAAAACTGCGCGGTCAGCAGCGCCGGCTGACCGGGAAAGCGCTGCGCCGCCCGCAGAGCCTGGGCCCCAGCCGGCCAGCGCCCCCGCGCGCCGAGCACCGCAACGAGGCAGGCGGCCATCTGGCTGCTCGCTGCGTCCTCGAGAAACCCCCGGAGCGGTCCGAACGTCCGGAAACTGACGTCAGCGCGGCGCTGCGGACCTTCGGCAGGAGCATCAAGCGCATAGAGAATCAGGCCCGTACTCCCCGTCGCCTGACCGAGCGCCGAAATCTGGTCGGCGTCGGGAACAAAGGCGTCGAGCGCCGCCAGATCGGGCAGCGCCAGGACGAGGTTGGGCCGCTGCGTCTGGGCGAGGTGCGCGACATCTGCCTGCGGCAACCCGAGATCCGCGCGAACTTGAGACAAAACGGCCGCGCCGGTCTCCCGGACGCTCGGCGCCCCTTGCAGCAGCAGCCACTCACCGCCGCACAGCTGCGCGGGGACGCAATCTTGGCCGGTCTGCACCTCGGCCACGTCGCCAACCCGGCCCTGCTCCTGCAACCAGGCGAGCGCCGCGAGGCTCGCCGAGTCGCTGCCGTTCCGCTCGCGCTCCGGGGTCAAGACGCGTAGGCGGAGGCCGCTGCGTTCAGCCGAGGCGTTCGCCCCGTCCACGAAGACGCTCAGCGGCGCCCCGGCAGAGGCCGCCCGTGCTTGCAAGTCTCCATCCGCGTCGGCGAAGACGGCGACCCGCTTGCCGCCTTCCTCCGCCCCGCGCGGGGCCAGCACGCGGTAGAGCGCTGGGGAGGTCACGCGCTGGGGGCCCCGGCAGGGGAAGCGGAAGAATCGGTGGGAGACTCGAGCTGCGTTTCCACCGTGATCTCACTGCTGATCGAAGCCGCCACCGAGCAGTACTTCTCGTGGCTGAGGTGCGCGGCCTTCTCCAGGGCCTCGGCGCTCACGCCCGCGCCGGCAGCGATGTGGCGCACGGTGATGTGGGTGTAGCGCTTGGGGTCGGTCTCGGCGCGCAGGCCCTCGACCTCGATGCGGTAGCTCGACAGCGGCGTGCGGCGCTTTTTCATGATCTCGACAACGTCGTAGGCGGTGCAGGTGGCGAGGGCCCCCAGCAGCGCTTCCATCGGTGAGACGCCCACCTTGACCGGGCTGTTGTCGATCAGGAGCTGATGCCCGCTCTCGCTGACGCCGAGGTAGCGCTGCTCGCCGAGCCAGGTGACCTGCAGGGTCTTCTTGTTGGTGGCCATACCCGGCAGGATAAAGGGTGCAGGCGCAGTTGAGCCCGGGAAGCCACCGGGCAGGATCAAGGAGGCGGGGTCAGACGAAGTCCTCGTCGTCCTCATCGTCAGGAAGGGGCAGCCGGACGCGGAAGGTCGCGCCGCCGCCCGGCGTATCGAGCACGTCGATGCTGCCACCGTGCGCGGTCACCACCTGCTGGGCGATGGTCAGCCCGAGCCCCGCCGACCCCGCCTCCTTGCCGCGAAAGAACTTGTCGAAGATCCTGGGCTTGATGTGGTCTGGCACCCCGGGACCGTGGTCGACCACGCGCACCTCGACCTCGCCGGGGCGGGTGTGCATTTCGATGTGGACCTTGTCGGCCCCGCCACTGACACGCACCGCGTTGGTCACGAGGTTCATGAACACCTGCCCGAGCCGCCCGGGGTCACCGATGACCTCGCAGTCGGGCACCTCGGCCCGCACGCCGTAGTCGCGCCCGACCTGGCGCAGCACGTTGCCGAGGTTGATGAAGTGGCGCTCGATGTTCTGCACGAGTTCGCCGCGCGAGAGCTGCAAGAGGTCGTTGACGAGCCGGGTCATGTTCTCCGCGACGCGCTGCGCGTCCTGAAGCACCTGTGCGCCGCCCACCTCGCGTTCGGCGCGGCGCAGGTAACCGAGCAGCGCGGTCAGCGGCGTGCGCAGTTCGTGGCTGGTCTCGGCCAGAAAGGTCTTTTGCAGGTTCAGCGCCTCCTCGAGCTGCCGCGCCTGCACTTCCAGGCGCTGCGACTGCCGCTCGGCGACGCCCCGCAGACGCTCGACCTCCTCGAGCCGCGCCTGAAGGCGGGCGTTGAGCTCACGCACCTCGCGCTCGGCGCGCTCACGCGAGAGCCGGGCGTCGGCCTCGGCAATGGCGCGGCCCACGGCGGGCGCGAGGCGCTCCAGGCGCTGCTTGAGGATGTAGTCGGTCACGCCCTGACGCAGCGTGTCCACGGCCACTTCCTCGCCCATCGCGCCGGTCACGATGATGAACGGCAGGTGCGGCATCAGGCGGTGCGCGGCCTGAAAAGCGCTCAGGCCGTCATAGTCGGGCAGGGCGTAGTCGCTCAGCACCAGGTGAGGCGTGCGCTCGCGCAGCGCCCGCAGAAAGTTGGCCTCGTCCTCGACCCGCTCGATCTCCATCGGCCAGGGCAGCTCGCCCTCCAGCGCCAGCGCCACGAGTTCATGGTCGAGTTCGCTGTCTTCGAGGTGCAGCAGCCGCAGCGACTCGCCGGGCCGGGGCAGCGCGGCGTCGGGAATCGGGGCCGGTCCGGTCCGCGCGCCCCCTTCGCCGGCACTCACGCGCGCTCCTGCACGCGCAGGGGCAACGTGACGTGGAAGGCCGCGCCCTCACCAGGCACCGACTCACCGCTCACTTGGCCGCCGTGGCGAATCACGATGCGGCGAACATTGGCAAGGCCGATGCCGATCCCCTCGAAGTCCTCGGCCCGGTGCAGACGCTGAAACACGCCGAACAGTTTAGCGGTGTACTTGGGATCGAAGCCCACGCCGTTGTCGCGAACCGTAACCGTGACTGCCTCTTCCCTCACCTCGGCCTGCACCGAGACGCGCGTGTGCTCGCGGGTTCGGGTGTACTTGAGCGCGTTGGACAGCAGGTTCTGGAAGACGAGTTCGAGCAGCGCCGCGTCACCCGGCACACTCGGCAACGGCCCGAGCTCGAAGCTCACCTGCCGGCCCTGGCGGTCGGGTTCAAGGGTCTGCCACACCTGCTCGATCAGCGGAGTGAGCGCGACCTCGCCGGCCCGCATGGGTTGGCGCCCCATGCGGGAAAATTCGAGCAGCGAGTCGATCAGGCCACTCATGCGCCCGGCGGCGTCGGTGATCACGCCGAGGTAACGCTCGCCCTTGGGCCCCAACGCTCCCCCCGTTTCCTTGCGCAGCAGGTCGCCGAAGCCCACGATGTGCCGCAGCGGCGTGCGCAGGTCGTGACTGACCGAGTAGCTGAAGGCTTCAAGCTCCTGGTTGGCCTCCTCGAGTTCGAGGGTGCGCCGGCGCACGCGCTCCTCGAGCGACTGGTTGAGGTGACGCAGTTCGAGCTGCGCCTCGGCGGCCTGCTCGCGCAGCAGGTCATTGTCGAGCGCCGTGCCGAGCCGCGTGGCGATCTCGAGGATGGTCTCGTGCTCGCGGTCTTGCAGCATCCGCCGGTACGCCAGCGCCAGCACGCCGTGCGTCGTGCCGTCGCGCCCGGCAAGCGGCAGCACCAGCACCCCCGACACCGACACCGCGTGCAGCAAGGGGTGGGCCGTCAGCTCCTCGGCCTCGCCCGTCTGCGCCACCTGATGAACGACGCGCATCATGGCGTCACTCAGGTGCGGCAGCTCCCAGTTGGGATGGGGCGTCACCGCCGCGAGCAGTTCAATCCCCGGGGTCAGCCAGATCGCGCCCGCCTCGCTCAGCCAGTCGCCAATCAGGTGCAGCGCCGCCTCGTAGCGTGCCGCGCGCCCCTGGAGGGGATCACCCTCGCCCACCCGCACGCTGAGCGCCTCGGAGATCCGGACCAGCAGCCGGGCCGCGTTCTCGGCATACACGCTGTCGTCGATGTCGGTGGTGGTACCCACCCACTCGGTGATCTGCCCCCCGCCTCGAATCGGCACGCCGCGCGTCACGAAGGTGCGGTAGAGCCCGCCCGCACCCCGCAGGCGATGTTCCGCTTCGAAGCCCTGCCCGCTCGCCAGCGCCTCCTGCCAGCGCCGCTGATAGTCGGCGCGGTCGTCGGGGTGCAGGGCCGCGATCAGGCCGCCGCCGTCCTCCCGGCTGCTCCTGCTCCGGGCGCTCCCGCCGGCCTCGTCGCCGGCGCCTTCCGACCCATTGACCGCACCAACATGCTCGGCCCAGCGGCGGTTGAAGTAGGTCTCCACGCCCTGGGGATCGGCGAGCCAGACGATCTGCGGCATTCCCTCGACGACCGCGCGGTAGCGGGCTTCGCTCGTCTGCGCGCTGCGCTCGGCGTTCAGGCGATCATGAATATCGGTGGCTGAGGCCACCCACTCCCGCGCCTGCCCCTGATCATCGAGCAGCGGCGCGACGCGGACCTCGTGCCAGCGTGGCCCAGCGACTGGACGCTCGGGGTCCGGCGACGGTCCCCCCGGCACGAACGGCTCGACCCAGATCCGCACGGTGCTCGACGCACTCGCCCGCCGGGTATAGGCCCGCTGCCACATCTGATCGTAGATCGGCAGGTCGGAAAGCTCGACCCGTTCGCGCAGCCCCGCCGCCGACAGGCGCTCACGGTGCTGGCTGTTGACGTAGGTGACCTCCCCCGCCGCATCACTGATCCAGACAATGTGCGGAATCGCGTCGAAGGCCGCGCGGGCCCGGCGCTCCTGAGCGCGCACCGTCTGCTCGCTGCTCACGCGCTCGGACACGTCCCGCACGACTTCGAGATACCCGAGCAGTTCGCCCTGCTCGCCGCGCACCTCGTTGCGCTGCGCCTCACCGAAAAACTGTGA is a genomic window of Deinococcus reticulitermitis containing:
- a CDS encoding OsmC family protein, which encodes MATNKKTLQVTWLGEQRYLGVSESGHQLLIDNSPVKVGVSPMEALLGALATCTAYDVVEIMKKRRTPLSSYRIEVEGLRAETDPKRYTHITVRHIAAGAGVSAEALEKAAHLSHEKYCSVAASISSEITVETQLESPTDSSASPAGAPSA
- a CDS encoding hybrid sensor histidine kinase/response regulator, yielding MHLEDSELDHELVALALEGELPWPMEIERVEDEANFLRALRERTPHLVLSDYALPDYDGLSAFQAAHRLMPHLPFIIVTGAMGEEVAVDTLRQGVTDYILKQRLERLAPAVGRAIAEADARLSRERAEREVRELNARLQARLEEVERLRGVAERQSQRLEVQARQLEEALNLQKTFLAETSHELRTPLTALLGYLRRAEREVGGAQVLQDAQRVAENMTRLVNDLLQLSRGELVQNIERHFINLGNVLRQVGRDYGVRAEVPDCEVIGDPGRLGQVFMNLVTNAVRVSGGADKVHIEMHTRPGEVEVRVVDHGPGVPDHIKPRIFDKFFRGKEAGSAGLGLTIAQQVVTAHGGSIDVLDTPGGGATFRVRLPLPDDEDDEDFV
- a CDS encoding PhzF family phenazine biosynthesis protein, producing MTSPALYRVLAPRGAEEGGKRVAVFADADGDLQARAASAGAPLSVFVDGANASAERSGLRLRVLTPERERNGSDSASLAALAWLQEQGRVGDVAEVQTGQDCVPAQLCGGEWLLLQGAPSVRETGAAVLSQVRADLGLPQADVAHLAQTQRPNLVLALPDLAALDAFVPDADQISALGQATGSTGLILYALDAPAEGPQRRADVSFRTFGPLRGFLEDAASSQMAACLVAVLGARGRWPAGAQALRAAQRFPGQPALLTAQFSAPGEAVWVGGRAERLT
- a CDS encoding PAS domain S-box protein; translation: MRPQPGATLFSGFPGWSRWVAPLVLAAVLLFSIVAAVMIARLTQAQQQARLEREIAAHTGAMRARIDDFGSLLQASRAFWLSQADPPTPERFKIFTSGLGLGTRYPEVQALGFTRWLEPGQTLASASPRPAPVPEVFPAQTSQPYRAVIQYIAPLTVMNTRALGFDMYSEPARRAAIQGGRDTLGVQATSPVKLVQVGPGGEPLEGFLIFMPVWREADGSPATPGQGRLRGFLYVAVRGDYFMQGLQNSFGRDRLTPRLLLGGQPLFGGAALGRTDARTRLSLAGQTWDVAYERPISFTSEPLTLLPPLIALLGLFTAGVAYLLIQGQVTARERAEGANTRLREMQQRQERARAEFEAIFQSMQDAAAFTDDQGRVRLTNGALDQQFGMSPGELTGEPLARLHADRRLDSRSTFQALTTPYLRRDGSQFFGEAQRNEVRGEQGELLGYLEVVRDVSERVSSEQTVRAQERRARAAFDAIPHIVWISDAAGEVTYVNSQHRERLSAAGLRERVELSDLPIYDQMWQRAYTRRASASSTVRIWVEPFVPGGPSPDPERPVAGPRWHEVRVAPLLDDQGQAREWVASATDIHDRLNAERSAQTSEARYRAVVEGMPQIVWLADPQGVETYFNRRWAEHVGAVNGSEGAGDEAGGSARSRSSREDGGGLIAALHPDDRADYQRRWQEALASGQGFEAEHRLRGAGGLYRTFVTRGVPIRGGGQITEWVGTTTDIDDSVYAENAARLLVRISEALSVRVGEGDPLQGRAARYEAALHLIGDWLSEAGAIWLTPGIELLAAVTPHPNWELPHLSDAMMRVVHQVAQTGEAEELTAHPLLHAVSVSGVLVLPLAGRDGTTHGVLALAYRRMLQDREHETILEIATRLGTALDNDLLREQAAEAQLELRHLNQSLEERVRRRTLELEEANQELEAFSYSVSHDLRTPLRHIVGFGDLLRKETGGALGPKGERYLGVITDAAGRMSGLIDSLLEFSRMGRQPMRAGEVALTPLIEQVWQTLEPDRQGRQVSFELGPLPSVPGDAALLELVFQNLLSNALKYTRTREHTRVSVQAEVREEAVTVTVRDNGVGFDPKYTAKLFGVFQRLHRAEDFEGIGIGLANVRRIVIRHGGQVSGESVPGEGAAFHVTLPLRVQERA
- a CDS encoding ATP-binding protein, with protein sequence MTLTPHELETYLSALVRQNLKIATMIWGPPGVGKSSVVAQLARQHDLDFVDVRLSQLAPTDLRGLPVPEQDGQGGGVSRWYPPEFLPRHGAGILFLDEVNMAPPTMQGMAQQLILDRKVGSYVLPDGWFVWAAGNRKEDRASVFDMPAPLANRFLHLTVRPDFDSWRSYALARGLHEHVIAFLTFRPELLWRLDPQQPAWPSPRAWEMAAQLHRAGLDAAPAIGEAAGAEFAAFVRLFEQLPDLATVLSGQGAGLRLPEEPSVRYAAVVGLAARARDAEEAYQAFSWLAVSAGPEWLQLYVATLVSKFQALGQLGDLAGLLGRDPRLAELVQGALSLAEG